The Halorussus gelatinilyticus genome contains the following window.
TTATAAATTAAACCGTAACCGCCGGAGGAGATGGTGATTAATCGTTATGTTATTCTGCTAAATTGTGTCTGAAGTCACCAATACACACGGAGACGCCGCCGAGAACGAAGCCTTTTCGCCGCGGCACGCCAACTCGCGGCCGATGAGTACGAGCCAGACCGACGACCTCCCGGGACTCCGGACGACGGCCGACTACCAGTTCGGGGCGGGGGTCGGCGCGGCGCTGTTCCCCGAGGACGAGGACCTCGACGTCAAGCGGTCGTCGTCCGGGCGGCCACAGCAGGTCGTCGCCGATTCGGGGCGACTCGTGACCTACGGCACCGACGGGCGATTCACTCTCGGACTGGAGGGCGGTCGCCGGGTCGCGGTCGCGCTCGACGCGCCGGCCGGCCGGGTCGTCGTCGGCGACGAGAGTGAACCGTTCGTCCGCGACGGCAAGAACGTCTTCGCGAAGTTCGTCGCCGCGGTCGGCCCGGCGGTCCGACCCGACGACGAGGTGGCAATCGTCCACGAGGACGGCACGATTCTGGGGGTCGGCCGCGCCGAACTCTCGGCGGACGCGATGACCGACTTCGACACCGGGATGGCCGTGATGGTCCGCGAGGGTGCCGAGGAGTAGCCGAGCGCGCTGGCGGTGGCTCCATCATCCGCGCCATCCTCTATCCTCACCACCCCGTCCTCCTCCATCCTCGCCAGCTTCGCCACCGACCTCACTCACGTACCTCCGTCACCAATCGCGCTCGCGTTGCCTCCGTCACTGACCGCGCTCGCGTTACTGCCGCCATCGACCGCGATTCCGGTCGCCAGCCACTCCGCCTCGTGGACGTCGCCCAGCGTATCGCGGTAGGTCGCCTCCCCGGAGACGAGGTAGGTGCCGGGTGCGGTCGCGTCGTCGGCCCCCA
Protein-coding sequences here:
- a CDS encoding PUA domain-containing protein; amino-acid sequence: MSTSQTDDLPGLRTTADYQFGAGVGAALFPEDEDLDVKRSSSGRPQQVVADSGRLVTYGTDGRFTLGLEGGRRVAVALDAPAGRVVVGDESEPFVRDGKNVFAKFVAAVGPAVRPDDEVAIVHEDGTILGVGRAELSADAMTDFDTGMAVMVREGAEE